A genomic segment from Pyrodictium occultum encodes:
- a CDS encoding NAD(P)/FAD-dependent oxidoreductase: protein MTDRSLVVIAGAGPAGLLTAARLRHVDALVLEASGRPGWPPHCTGLVSPSTAERFGAPEAVTESYREAVFLDDGLREVCRVEGSPLAVRFSRPLLEEVLASRVEALGHRIAYHSRVVGVGPNGCARLAGGGRVCGGWVVAAVGAKPGFSRLFGAGRCGYIPGFEVRARLALRLGEDAFYTVHGRRTAPKFFAWVVPVAGGREAVIGVADERPVERLQALLPRLARIGVQASSIISHRAGRIVLGPPAETPLAGRAAGIGDVLCASKPFTGGGLYAVSLLAEPLAEALEGRGAGRLLAEWARLRRELEAQRILTRAARVLQPLWRMALATACHAAARGRCSIDYDVHTSLARCLAPWGRSGG, encoded by the coding sequence AGGCTGAGGCACGTGGACGCGCTGGTTCTCGAGGCTTCCGGGAGGCCTGGCTGGCCGCCTCACTGCACCGGCCTGGTGAGCCCCTCGACCGCGGAGAGGTTTGGCGCCCCCGAGGCGGTTACCGAGAGCTACCGGGAGGCCGTGTTTCTAGACGACGGGTTACGCGAAGTGTGCCGGGTAGAGGGCTCTCCCCTGGCGGTCCGGTTCTCGCGGCCACTGCTCGAGGAGGTCCTGGCCTCCAGGGTGGAGGCGCTGGGCCACCGGATAGCCTACCACTCCAGGGTTGTGGGCGTGGGCCCGAATGGCTGTGCTCGGCTGGCCGGCGGGGGCAGGGTCTGCGGCGGCTGGGTGGTGGCCGCGGTGGGCGCCAAGCCAGGGTTCTCCAGGCTCTTCGGTGCAGGGCGCTGCGGCTACATCCCCGGCTTCGAGGTACGCGCCCGCCTCGCGCTGCGCCTCGGGGAGGACGCTTTCTACACTGTTCACGGGCGTCGTACTGCCCCCAAGTTCTTCGCCTGGGTGGTGCCCGTCGCTGGGGGCCGGGAGGCTGTCATAGGGGTTGCCGACGAGAGGCCCGTAGAGAGGCTCCAGGCTCTACTCCCCAGGCTCGCGAGGATAGGAGTCCAGGCCTCCTCTATCATCAGCCATAGGGCGGGGAGGATAGTGCTGGGCCCGCCCGCCGAGACCCCGTTGGCGGGCCGCGCCGCCGGTATAGGGGATGTGCTCTGCGCCTCCAAGCCCTTCACGGGGGGCGGGCTCTACGCGGTCTCCCTGCTCGCTGAGCCTCTCGCCGAGGCCCTCGAGGGCCGTGGCGCCGGGAGGCTTCTCGCGGAGTGGGCCCGGCTCCGGAGGGAGCTGGAGGCGCAGCGCATTCTCACCAGGGCGGCCCGGGTCCTCCAGCCCCTCTGGCGCATGGCTCTCGCGACGGCCTGCCACGCGGCGGCCCGGGGCCGCTGCAGCATAGACTATGATGTTCATACCAGCCTGGCGCGGTGCCTGGCCCCCTGGGGGAGGAGTGGTGGCTAA
- a CDS encoding class I SAM-dependent methyltransferase, which yields MAKRKLLREIAEEVYGPEKAARFWKRIDIIGDIAVIRKPFDVDVEELKPLAEALLRRLPYVKSIWAASSPVEGEYRLRSYTHLAGEKRSWTLYREHGCVFKIDITRVYISPRLSYEHQRIARLVKPGETVINMYAGAGLFSIIMARHSKPARVYSIDINLDAYRMMVENVKLNRVEGIVVPILGDAARIVEERLRGVADRVLMPLPELALQHLPHALHGLRGSGWIHVYLHVFAGKGEDPKRKAVDLLSSRLEELGARYRVEHARVVRTVGPRKSQVVVDVYVEA from the coding sequence GTGGCTAAGAGGAAGCTGCTGAGGGAGATAGCAGAGGAGGTCTACGGGCCCGAGAAGGCTGCCAGGTTCTGGAAGAGGATAGACATCATAGGCGATATAGCTGTTATACGCAAGCCCTTCGATGTAGACGTTGAGGAGCTGAAGCCTCTGGCCGAGGCCCTCCTCCGCAGGCTCCCCTATGTTAAGAGCATCTGGGCAGCCTCCAGCCCGGTGGAGGGCGAGTATAGGCTGCGGAGCTACACCCACCTGGCCGGCGAGAAGAGGAGCTGGACCCTCTACCGTGAGCACGGCTGCGTCTTCAAGATAGACATAACACGGGTCTACATATCGCCCCGCCTCTCCTACGAGCACCAGAGGATAGCGCGGCTCGTCAAGCCCGGCGAGACTGTGATAAACATGTATGCCGGCGCCGGCCTCTTCTCCATAATAATGGCGAGGCACTCCAAGCCGGCCAGGGTCTACAGTATAGACATAAACCTGGACGCCTACCGGATGATGGTGGAGAACGTGAAGCTCAACAGGGTAGAGGGTATAGTGGTACCCATCCTGGGCGACGCCGCCAGGATTGTGGAGGAGAGGCTACGGGGCGTTGCCGACCGCGTGCTAATGCCCCTCCCCGAGCTGGCCCTCCAGCACCTCCCCCACGCGCTCCACGGCCTCCGGGGAAGCGGCTGGATCCACGTCTACCTCCACGTCTTCGCGGGGAAGGGGGAAGACCCGAAGAGGAAGGCCGTGGACCTGCTATCCAGCAGGCTCGAGGAGCTCGGGGCCCGGTACCGGGTTGAGCATGCCAGGGTGGTGCGCACAGTGGGGCCCAGGAAGAGCCAGGTAGTGGTAGACGTTTACGTCGAGGCCTAG
- a CDS encoding S16 family serine protease — MERRATRLRVLPAAVVLLMLLASAYAQPASPDYRVRVRLGLLAVDGATGKGIVVNAWLTISSPGSGTVTVEPGDLVDKSTTLSTEVAYYLASIIDGVNPRLYDVDVEFETNTPVSGPSASGFIAASSLLALRGLVPDPNTTMTGMVSLTGLVLPVAGVADKVTAAKDYGYARVLLPVTEISRVPGGIGVVGVCSIEDAASQLSRGFLSAPGGAGRTVLFPSIRGEERLFSSYAQEFIEKAVKLLGDVEDPQARMVAEKLITGARRALEKSPYSAASMAFMALYVLSKDVAEHKGFNYLEKAIGISLDEAIADANRSVAEHSSRFTNRSLCGLWGYEALASASARLYLAQHAASSEKPDVRALALLRALSAKSWAELADPSLGPLVPCSLLARSAEFMVNYMQLSYDYLKSVVGRVGFNIPMPDTRSVEAWIRDARQSLRQGNYPLALGLAVYVVSMLEDTLVASSGLPAHCVERHVEFLRGISMSRDASLPAALLLSYAEEYGGYVANATNDTFVKVSLESDSAVWLIHTLVLKALTAEGRQAVSPAPVQVDWSSYSLAGIAAEAVVLAVVGYGLAAVSRRAAAEKV; from the coding sequence ATGGAGAGGAGGGCTACCCGTCTAAGAGTGCTCCCGGCCGCAGTGGTGCTCCTCATGCTTCTCGCCAGCGCCTATGCGCAGCCAGCTTCCCCGGACTATAGGGTCAGGGTCAGGCTGGGCCTTCTGGCGGTGGACGGCGCGACCGGGAAGGGGATAGTGGTGAACGCGTGGCTAACCATAAGCTCGCCCGGCAGCGGCACTGTTACCGTTGAGCCCGGCGACCTTGTGGATAAGAGCACGACCCTGTCGACGGAGGTTGCATACTATCTTGCCAGCATTATTGACGGGGTAAACCCCCGGCTCTATGATGTGGACGTAGAGTTTGAGACCAATACGCCCGTTAGCGGCCCCAGCGCTAGTGGCTTCATAGCGGCATCCTCGCTCCTCGCCCTTCGTGGGCTGGTCCCGGACCCCAACACTACTATGACTGGTATGGTTTCCCTCACGGGCCTCGTGCTTCCGGTGGCGGGCGTGGCTGACAAGGTCACGGCAGCCAAGGACTATGGCTATGCGAGAGTGCTGCTCCCTGTCACGGAGATCAGCAGGGTGCCGGGCGGCATTGGGGTGGTAGGCGTCTGCAGCATAGAGGATGCGGCCTCCCAGCTCTCTAGGGGCTTCCTCTCCGCGCCCGGCGGCGCCGGCAGGACTGTACTGTTCCCCTCTATACGAGGGGAGGAGAGGCTTTTCAGCAGCTATGCCCAGGAGTTTATTGAGAAGGCTGTGAAGCTTCTAGGTGACGTGGAGGACCCGCAGGCCCGTATGGTGGCGGAGAAGCTTATCACCGGCGCTAGGAGGGCTCTCGAGAAGAGCCCCTACAGCGCTGCCAGCATGGCTTTCATGGCCCTATACGTGCTCTCCAAGGACGTGGCGGAGCATAAAGGCTTCAACTACCTTGAAAAGGCGATCGGCATAAGCCTTGACGAAGCAATAGCGGATGCCAATAGGAGCGTAGCCGAGCACAGCAGCAGGTTCACGAATAGGAGCCTCTGCGGCCTCTGGGGCTATGAGGCCCTCGCCTCCGCCTCAGCCCGGCTCTACCTGGCGCAGCATGCAGCCAGCTCGGAGAAGCCCGATGTGAGGGCTCTCGCCCTCCTCCGCGCCCTCTCGGCCAAGTCCTGGGCGGAGCTGGCCGACCCCAGCCTGGGCCCCCTGGTGCCCTGCAGCCTGCTAGCCAGGTCCGCGGAGTTTATGGTGAATTACATGCAGCTCTCATACGACTATTTGAAGAGCGTGGTAGGCAGGGTAGGCTTCAACATACCGATGCCCGACACCAGGTCCGTCGAGGCCTGGATCCGCGACGCCCGCCAGAGCCTCAGGCAGGGCAACTACCCCTTAGCGCTAGGCCTAGCGGTGTACGTCGTCTCCATGCTGGAGGACACGCTGGTAGCCAGCTCCGGGCTGCCAGCCCACTGCGTGGAGAGGCACGTAGAGTTCCTGCGGGGCATCAGCATGTCTAGGGATGCCAGCCTGCCGGCGGCACTGCTCCTCAGCTACGCGGAGGAGTACGGCGGCTACGTCGCCAACGCCACTAACGATACATTCGTGAAGGTGAGCCTGGAGTCGGACTCCGCGGTGTGGCTAATACACACGCTGGTCCTGAAGGCCCTCACCGCTGAAGGCCGGCAGGCCGTCAGCCCGGCGCCGGTGCAGGTTGACTGGAGCAGCTACAGCCTAGCGGGCATTGCAGCCGAGGCGGTGGTGCTGGCGGTGGTGGGCTACGGGCTAGCCGCGGTCTCTCGCCGCGCCGCCGCTGAGAAAGTCTAG
- the udg gene encoding type-4 uracil-DNA glycosylase, which yields MTGQDVEREYRKLVDEIKTCTRCRLHRTRRNPVPGEGPLDAKVMVVGEAPGRNEDLQGRPFVGAAGQLLNKLLELAGLERKEVYITNVVKCRPPGNRDPREDEVEACLPYLLRQIQLIRPRLVIAVGRHAARRLLELAGHPWHSMGSQHGKVYRGRIAGVDLAIAVTYHPAAALYKPPLRKKLEEDFRGPIARIVAEIKSEERRERRGKERGGQSTLLDFLSGGAARDRG from the coding sequence ATGACGGGGCAGGACGTTGAGAGGGAATACCGAAAGCTGGTTGATGAGATCAAGACGTGCACCAGGTGCAGGCTCCACCGGACGCGCCGTAACCCGGTGCCAGGGGAGGGGCCCCTCGACGCCAAGGTAATGGTGGTGGGGGAGGCGCCAGGGAGGAACGAGGACCTCCAAGGTAGGCCCTTCGTCGGGGCCGCGGGCCAGCTTCTGAACAAGCTCCTGGAGCTAGCCGGGCTCGAGAGGAAGGAAGTCTATATAACTAATGTGGTGAAGTGTAGGCCCCCCGGCAACCGCGACCCCAGGGAGGACGAGGTGGAGGCGTGCCTCCCCTACCTACTCCGGCAGATCCAGCTCATAAGACCCCGCCTCGTGATAGCCGTGGGCCGCCACGCGGCCAGGAGGCTGCTGGAGCTGGCAGGGCACCCTTGGCACAGCATGGGCTCCCAGCACGGCAAGGTGTACCGGGGGAGGATAGCCGGGGTGGACCTGGCTATAGCCGTCACCTACCACCCCGCTGCCGCGCTCTACAAGCCCCCGCTCCGGAAGAAGCTGGAGGAGGACTTCCGGGGCCCCATAGCCAGGATTGTGGCCGAGATCAAGTCGGAGGAGAGGAGGGAGAGACGGGGCAAGGAGAGGGGCGGGCAGTCGACGCTGCTAGACTTTCTCAGCGGCGGCGCGGCGAGAGACCGCGGCTAG
- the udp gene encoding uridine phosphorylase: MERISASAPVVNNKMYHISLGPGDIPPYILLPGDPGRIDAIMRTWDEAEEVAFHREYRSARGVYRGARIGALSTGIGGASTAIAVEELARIGVHTLIRVGTMGAIQPDIKVGDLVIGFGAVRYECASSEYAPPEYPAAASPEVVMALVEAAERLGARYHLGIVASTATFHLGQSRPGYRDYTWSGSRARMENLRRMGVLGFEMEAATIFTLSNIYRLRSGCVCAVIANRVTDEFIPEAGVREAIMVANEAVRILQEADKSRPTLRHTLSSLAVALEKLYGKLPGSTPPRGP; encoded by the coding sequence ATGGAGAGGATTAGCGCATCTGCGCCGGTCGTAAACAATAAGATGTACCATATAAGCCTCGGCCCCGGTGATATACCGCCCTACATCCTGCTCCCCGGCGACCCGGGCCGTATAGATGCTATAATGAGGACGTGGGACGAGGCAGAGGAGGTAGCCTTCCACCGGGAGTACCGTAGCGCCCGTGGAGTCTACCGCGGCGCCCGGATAGGCGCTCTAAGCACGGGGATAGGGGGAGCCTCCACCGCGATAGCTGTAGAGGAGCTCGCTAGAATAGGTGTCCATACGCTTATAAGAGTGGGCACTATGGGCGCTATACAGCCCGATATCAAGGTGGGCGATCTAGTCATAGGATTCGGGGCGGTCCGCTACGAGTGCGCCAGCAGCGAGTATGCTCCCCCCGAGTACCCTGCAGCGGCCAGCCCCGAGGTGGTAATGGCCCTGGTGGAGGCTGCTGAGAGGCTCGGTGCCAGGTACCACCTAGGCATAGTGGCGTCCACGGCCACGTTCCACCTTGGGCAGAGTAGGCCTGGCTATCGGGACTACACGTGGAGCGGCAGCCGCGCCAGAATGGAGAATCTGAGGCGTATGGGCGTGCTGGGCTTCGAGATGGAGGCTGCCACGATATTCACGCTGTCCAATATCTACCGGCTCCGCTCCGGCTGCGTCTGCGCGGTGATAGCTAACAGGGTGACCGATGAATTCATACCGGAGGCCGGGGTCAGGGAGGCCATAATGGTTGCTAACGAGGCTGTGCGCATCCTCCAGGAGGCTGACAAGTCCAGGCCCACGCTGCGCCACACACTGAGCAGCCTAGCTGTGGCCCTGGAGAAGCTCTACGGCAAGCTCCCGGGCAGCACCCCTCCCCGCGGCCCCTAG
- a CDS encoding MoaD/ThiS family protein: MGIKVSALILPERQAVEVELTAGTVRELVHRLGYSAEDVVVLRDGRPLLEEDRLEDGDNVTILRAASGG; encoded by the coding sequence ATGGGGATTAAAGTCTCGGCGCTGATACTGCCGGAGCGCCAAGCCGTAGAGGTGGAGCTTACAGCCGGAACGGTGCGGGAGCTCGTCCACCGCCTAGGCTATAGCGCCGAGGACGTGGTGGTACTGAGGGATGGACGCCCCCTGCTAGAGGAGGACAGGCTGGAGGATGGAGACAATGTCACAATCCTCCGGGCGGCAAGCGGCGGCTAG
- a CDS encoding ATP-binding protein: MSQSSGRQAAARCSICGAPAVARIPYARLSLCPSHFMEFVERKVERVLRRVGALRRGARILVAVSGGKDSAAMLTALSKLSKLYGFELVGIHLVLGFGAYSEKSRGTAEKACRENGVPCIVISIEEALGAPVHVIARRARRPVCSVCGLVKRYITNAAAVELRADYVAMGHNADDIIAYTLKLFLNQDLESIAKMGPATESIEGLAVARLRPLYEVTERESLLYALLSNTPFLHDECPYRPVAPIEQRIKESMNRLEEEHPGVKINYIRRLESRLTVYKRLAAEKEWKPQKCPTCGLLSSGGECGFCRLTRRALGEPKGPHVRRLLRELAAKAARPA; this comes from the coding sequence ATGTCACAATCCTCCGGGCGGCAAGCGGCGGCTAGGTGCAGTATCTGCGGCGCCCCTGCGGTGGCGCGCATACCCTATGCCAGGCTCTCCCTCTGCCCAAGCCACTTCATGGAGTTCGTTGAGAGGAAGGTGGAGCGCGTCCTCCGCCGCGTGGGCGCCCTCCGGCGGGGGGCTAGGATACTGGTGGCCGTCTCCGGGGGCAAGGACAGCGCTGCGATGCTGACAGCCCTATCGAAGCTCTCCAAGCTCTATGGGTTCGAGCTGGTGGGCATACACCTGGTCCTCGGCTTCGGAGCCTACTCGGAGAAGAGCAGGGGGACGGCGGAGAAGGCCTGCAGGGAGAACGGGGTTCCCTGCATAGTGATCAGCATCGAGGAGGCCCTGGGAGCCCCCGTCCATGTCATAGCCAGGCGCGCCCGGCGCCCGGTGTGCAGCGTCTGCGGGCTCGTGAAGCGCTACATCACAAACGCCGCCGCGGTGGAGCTTAGAGCCGACTATGTAGCCATGGGCCATAACGCTGACGACATTATAGCCTACACATTGAAGCTCTTCCTCAACCAGGACCTAGAGTCGATAGCCAAGATGGGGCCGGCCACTGAGAGCATCGAGGGGCTGGCAGTGGCGAGGCTCCGCCCCCTCTACGAGGTCACCGAGAGGGAGTCCCTCCTCTACGCCCTGCTGTCTAACACCCCCTTCCTCCATGATGAGTGCCCCTATAGGCCGGTCGCCCCGATAGAGCAGAGGATCAAGGAGTCCATGAACCGCCTGGAGGAGGAGCATCCCGGGGTCAAGATAAACTATATACGGAGGCTGGAGTCGAGGCTCACGGTTTACAAGAGGCTGGCAGCGGAGAAGGAGTGGAAGCCGCAGAAATGCCCCACATGTGGCCTCCTAAGCTCCGGCGGCGAGTGCGGCTTCTGCCGCCTAACCAGGAGGGCACTCGGCGAGCCAAAGGGGCCCCATGTGAGGCGGCTCCTCCGGGAGCTAGCCGCTAAGGCAGCGAGGCCTGCGTGA
- a CDS encoding AEC family transporter, with product MAAGAAVAARALVAVGLLAAGLLAGRSRAASTASRAISLMLLWFSVPFIVLYKIYTVDLVVAGKYALLVPASVLGALASAYLLIPRLLRGLPSKVVGAAVLAAGFHNAGFLPIPLMLILYDDAGPAALYSTLVNIIAAVAVPLVAGAYSPVGEAGSTAGKLAASLARFPPFYALVAGTLLYLLAGGHPWLAEALGILGHVAAESTLSSFFLVGSVLAYAGIGFEKPVLAVLAWRLGVEPAIALAASTLLGLQGVWLAGALIEAFMPPATMNLVYAALYGLDETLVAKAIGLTLPFSIAAAVLIRLLVH from the coding sequence GTGGCTGCTGGCGCAGCGGTTGCCGCCCGGGCCCTGGTGGCAGTGGGGCTGCTCGCCGCCGGGCTGCTGGCCGGCAGGTCCAGGGCCGCCTCCACGGCTTCGAGGGCTATCTCCCTCATGCTCCTCTGGTTCTCAGTACCCTTCATAGTCCTGTACAAGATATACACGGTTGACCTGGTTGTTGCGGGCAAGTACGCCCTCCTGGTCCCGGCCAGCGTGCTGGGTGCCCTAGCCTCGGCCTACCTCCTGATCCCTAGGCTGCTCCGCGGGCTACCCAGCAAGGTAGTGGGCGCAGCAGTGCTCGCCGCGGGCTTCCACAATGCAGGCTTCCTCCCGATACCGCTCATGCTCATCCTCTACGATGACGCCGGCCCCGCAGCCCTCTACTCGACCCTGGTCAATATTATAGCGGCGGTAGCGGTCCCCCTAGTTGCGGGCGCCTACAGCCCCGTGGGAGAAGCCGGAAGTACAGCCGGTAAGCTCGCAGCCAGCCTGGCGAGGTTCCCTCCTTTCTACGCCCTTGTAGCGGGTACGCTTCTCTACCTACTGGCCGGCGGCCACCCCTGGCTAGCCGAGGCCCTAGGCATCCTGGGCCATGTAGCCGCCGAGTCCACGCTATCCAGCTTCTTCCTCGTTGGCTCAGTGCTGGCCTATGCCGGGATAGGCTTCGAGAAGCCTGTGCTGGCGGTCCTGGCCTGGCGGCTCGGGGTGGAGCCCGCCATAGCGCTTGCGGCATCCACCCTCCTGGGCCTCCAGGGTGTGTGGCTAGCCGGAGCGCTCATCGAGGCCTTCATGCCTCCCGCCACTATGAACCTCGTATACGCCGCCCTCTACGGTCTCGACGAGACCCTGGTGGCAAAGGCTATAGGATTAACACTGCCCTTCTCGATAGCTGCCGCTGTGCTCATACGCCTCCTGGTGCACTAG
- a CDS encoding ABC transporter permease subunit has translation MVNTAALLAQGAPEAGVLALGALGELVLERAGLINLGLEGMLYLGSAVAAYVAVSTGSLAAGFAAAAAAGALMAVIYLLLVIGLKADQAVTGLALVFLGIGLGDAVGVATQGAPAPMLSGASRDALLTLVLVALPVLLHVFLYRSWMGYALRGLGEDEKAARMLGVNVTALRVAAALLAGMAAGAAGALFLAGPSGGRWSAGRAIGWGWLSLGTVILGYWHPLGIAVAAYLLGVLYAARPLLEGLGIHPALAEATPYIVVVIALTIISWVYERAGVRPPAAVWRR, from the coding sequence ATGGTTAACACAGCTGCGCTGCTGGCCCAGGGGGCTCCGGAGGCCGGCGTACTGGCCCTCGGCGCGCTTGGGGAGCTTGTGCTGGAGCGCGCCGGCCTGATAAACCTAGGGCTCGAGGGGATGCTCTACCTAGGCTCCGCGGTGGCGGCCTACGTAGCGGTCTCCACCGGCTCTCTCGCCGCTGGCTTCGCCGCCGCTGCGGCCGCAGGGGCCCTGATGGCCGTGATCTACCTGCTGCTCGTCATAGGCCTTAAGGCTGACCAGGCTGTCACGGGGCTGGCCCTGGTCTTCCTGGGCATAGGGCTGGGGGACGCCGTGGGGGTTGCGACCCAGGGGGCTCCGGCCCCCATGCTCTCCGGCGCGTCCAGAGACGCTTTGCTGACTCTTGTGCTGGTGGCGCTCCCGGTGCTTCTCCATGTGTTCCTCTACAGGTCGTGGATGGGCTACGCGCTGAGGGGACTAGGCGAGGACGAGAAGGCGGCGAGAATGCTAGGGGTTAACGTCACCGCCCTACGTGTAGCCGCCGCCCTCCTGGCAGGCATGGCCGCAGGCGCCGCGGGGGCCCTCTTCCTCGCCGGGCCCTCCGGGGGCAGGTGGAGCGCGGGCCGCGCCATAGGCTGGGGCTGGCTCTCCCTGGGCACGGTGATACTGGGCTACTGGCATCCTCTGGGGATTGCTGTAGCTGCCTACCTGCTAGGCGTGCTCTACGCTGCCAGGCCGTTGCTCGAGGGTCTGGGTATCCACCCAGCCCTGGCCGAGGCCACGCCATACATAGTGGTTGTTATAGCGCTCACAATAATATCGTGGGTATACGAGAGGGCTGGGGTTAGGCCGCCGGCTGCCGTGTGGCGGCGCTAA
- a CDS encoding ABC transporter permease, which translates to MRIALEPRGPGERGNPVLYGLAGLALGFLISMLLGVFTPVGVAGVARAIFINLSRPRFWLFSLPYFVPITASAAGLALAYRAGFITIGSEGQVILGAVVAYGLLFYVLSSQPPLLAVAAALAAAILAGAAYSLLVGVLRVYLGANETLVSLMLNYIAIAIVNYLVAGPWQAGAFTRTEPLPPRMWISIPVAVVITIVFTIVLELLYMYTRLGVAADSVSRARKAAETYGVDPGRTILLVSILAGAAAGLGGGLYMVSEQHQLLSLGKQGLGYGYMGILVAWLAGLRPAATIAAGFLTTLLYSMFITLQLEGVPASFVLVFEAVIVLSVLAFTSLSRYRVVVRNG; encoded by the coding sequence TTGAGGATAGCGCTGGAGCCTAGGGGCCCGGGTGAGAGGGGGAACCCGGTCCTCTACGGGCTTGCGGGCCTGGCGCTGGGCTTCCTCATATCCATGCTGCTTGGCGTGTTCACCCCTGTAGGCGTCGCGGGAGTCGCTAGGGCCATATTCATCAATCTCTCGCGGCCCCGCTTCTGGCTCTTCTCCCTCCCCTACTTCGTGCCTATAACCGCGTCGGCTGCGGGGCTCGCGCTGGCCTACAGGGCTGGCTTCATAACCATAGGCTCCGAGGGCCAGGTGATTCTAGGCGCTGTAGTGGCATACGGCCTCCTATTCTATGTGCTCTCCAGCCAGCCTCCCCTGCTCGCAGTGGCAGCCGCGCTCGCCGCCGCCATCCTCGCGGGGGCTGCCTATAGCCTGCTCGTCGGCGTTCTCCGCGTCTACCTAGGGGCCAACGAGACTCTCGTAAGCCTCATGCTCAACTACATAGCTATAGCGATTGTCAACTACCTCGTGGCGGGGCCCTGGCAAGCCGGCGCCTTCACGAGAACGGAGCCGCTCCCCCCGCGCATGTGGATCAGCATCCCCGTAGCCGTAGTGATAACCATCGTGTTTACTATAGTCCTCGAGCTGCTCTACATGTACACGAGGCTCGGCGTGGCTGCCGACTCGGTGAGCAGGGCCAGGAAAGCGGCGGAGACGTATGGAGTCGACCCGGGCAGAACTATACTCCTCGTCTCCATCCTTGCCGGCGCAGCTGCAGGACTTGGAGGCGGCCTATACATGGTCTCCGAACAGCACCAGCTGCTTAGCCTGGGTAAGCAGGGGCTCGGCTACGGCTACATGGGTATACTGGTTGCCTGGCTTGCCGGGCTCCGCCCCGCCGCCACAATAGCGGCGGGGTTTCTCACAACGCTCCTCTACAGCATGTTCATAACGCTCCAGCTGGAGGGCGTGCCCGCCAGTTTTGTGCTTGTCTTTGAGGCTGTAATAGTGCTCTCTGTGCTCGCGTTCACTAGCCTCTCCAGATACCGGGTGGTGGTGCGCAATGGTTAA
- a CDS encoding ABC transporter ATP-binding protein has product MTKVYPGGVVANDNVSLDIYPGEVLGLLGENGAGKTTLVSIIAGVQEPTSGDIIYQGRRVRFRSPREAARAGIALVPQSPQLIDAFTVAENIALAASLAGKGLGLGEVRSLVKSMGSEYGISVNPDARVWSLSMGEKQRVEILKALILEARLILLDEPTTHLSLMEAEKLLELTRRLASEGRSVVLITHRLREVLKAADRIAVMRRGRLVGVLEREEASEEQLLRLMFGERVSGGGPLRRRKPSGIQVLRVKGLWVHGEHGEMAVRGVDLEVLRGEILGVAGVAGNGQRELFEALVGIRRPSRGKILINGVDVTRAGPGARGRLGVAVIPEERLGWALVPGRSLVFNTALGLYSSPRGPYRGSIVEWRRARETSEEIVKRLRVKVSSVDAPVESMSGGNMQRFIVGRELAKKPTLILAMNPTSGLDVDAAIKVRRLLAEAADEGAGVLLISEDLDELLEMSDRIAVISRGRVTLLAERPFKVDEIAAAMTIG; this is encoded by the coding sequence GTGACCAAGGTATACCCTGGGGGCGTTGTAGCTAACGACAATGTTTCTCTGGATATCTATCCAGGGGAGGTTCTGGGCCTCCTCGGAGAGAACGGCGCCGGGAAGACGACGCTCGTGAGCATAATAGCTGGGGTCCAGGAGCCGACGAGCGGCGATATAATCTACCAGGGTAGGAGGGTGCGGTTCCGGAGCCCCAGGGAGGCTGCCAGAGCCGGGATAGCGCTTGTACCCCAGAGCCCCCAGCTTATAGACGCGTTCACCGTGGCGGAGAACATAGCGCTCGCCGCCAGCCTGGCCGGGAAGGGCCTAGGGCTCGGGGAAGTACGCTCCCTGGTAAAGAGTATGGGCAGCGAGTATGGCATCAGTGTTAACCCGGATGCCAGGGTCTGGAGCCTCTCCATGGGGGAGAAGCAGAGGGTTGAGATACTGAAGGCCCTCATTCTCGAGGCGAGGCTTATCCTGCTGGATGAGCCCACCACCCACCTCTCCCTCATGGAGGCGGAGAAGCTGCTGGAGCTCACCAGGCGCCTAGCCTCCGAGGGCCGCTCGGTGGTGCTGATAACCCACAGGCTTCGGGAGGTATTGAAGGCCGCCGACAGGATAGCGGTGATGCGCAGGGGCAGGCTCGTAGGGGTGCTGGAGAGGGAGGAGGCTAGCGAGGAGCAACTGCTCCGCCTCATGTTCGGGGAGCGTGTATCGGGAGGGGGGCCTCTTAGAAGGAGGAAGCCTAGCGGGATACAGGTGCTCCGGGTTAAGGGCTTATGGGTGCATGGAGAGCACGGGGAGATGGCTGTCCGGGGTGTAGACCTCGAGGTACTGCGGGGCGAGATACTGGGTGTGGCCGGCGTCGCGGGCAACGGGCAGAGGGAGCTGTTTGAAGCGCTCGTGGGGATACGGAGGCCCAGCCGCGGCAAGATACTTATCAACGGTGTAGACGTCACAAGGGCCGGGCCCGGAGCCCGTGGGAGGCTCGGGGTAGCTGTAATCCCGGAGGAGAGGCTTGGCTGGGCCCTGGTGCCGGGCAGGAGCTTGGTGTTTAACACCGCGCTGGGCCTCTACAGCTCGCCCCGCGGGCCCTATCGCGGCTCCATCGTGGAGTGGCGCCGGGCCAGGGAGACTAGCGAGGAGATAGTGAAGCGGCTGAGGGTCAAGGTGTCCAGCGTCGACGCACCCGTGGAGAGCATGAGCGGCGGCAATATGCAGCGCTTCATAGTTGGGAGGGAGCTGGCTAAGAAGCCCACTCTCATACTAGCCATGAACCCCACCAGCGGCCTCGACGTGGACGCGGCCATCAAGGTTAGAAGGCTCCTGGCCGAGGCGGCCGACGAGGGGGCTGGGGTGCTGCTGATCTCGGAGGATCTCGACGAGCTGCTGGAGATGAGCGACCGGATAGCGGTAATCTCCCGGGGTCGGGTCACCCTCCTGGCCGAGAGACCCTTCAAAGTCGACGAAATAGCAGCCGCCATGACTATAGGCTAA